The following proteins come from a genomic window of Paenibacillus spongiae:
- a CDS encoding VOC family protein yields the protein MSIDVYLNFNGNCREAVEYYAQVFGTDVRMMTTFGEAPPNPEYPLPEEAKNLIMHARLDILGSNVMFSDVFPGMPFVAGNNISLAIVHTNLDELKSFFHKLKEGGTVGMELQETFWSKCYGSLKDKFGIEWQFNYDNGEGI from the coding sequence ATGTCGATCGATGTTTATCTTAATTTTAACGGTAACTGCCGGGAAGCTGTCGAGTATTACGCACAAGTATTTGGAACTGATGTACGGATGATGACGACATTCGGCGAAGCGCCCCCTAACCCGGAATATCCGCTTCCAGAGGAAGCCAAGAACTTAATTATGCATGCGCGTCTTGATATCCTCGGAAGCAATGTGATGTTTAGCGATGTCTTTCCCGGCATGCCATTTGTTGCAGGGAATAACATCAGCCTCGCGATTGTCCATACCAACCTGGATGAACTCAAATCATTCTTCCACAAGCTCAAAGAAGGCGGCACGGTAGGCATGGAGCTTCAAGAAACCTTCTGGAGCAAGTGCTACGGAAGCCTCAAAGACAAGTTCGGCATCGAATGGCAGTTCAATTACGATAACGGTGAAGGCATTTAG
- a CDS encoding SET domain-containing protein, with protein sequence MIEIKISPLSNGEFNRGVFATRDIAKGELIHEAPVIPYPNEEHEFIEKTILADYVYEYGKNHTAVLLGYGSLFNHSYTPNATYEINFDNHTFDFYAYTDIRAGEEILINYNGEVDCNDHLWFMDKD encoded by the coding sequence ATGATTGAAATAAAGATCTCGCCCCTTAGCAACGGGGAGTTTAATAGAGGCGTATTCGCAACGCGCGATATCGCCAAGGGCGAACTCATCCACGAAGCTCCTGTCATCCCTTATCCCAATGAAGAACATGAATTTATTGAGAAGACCATCCTTGCCGATTATGTGTACGAATATGGGAAGAACCACACTGCCGTCCTCTTAGGTTATGGCAGCTTGTTTAATCATTCGTATACGCCTAATGCCACGTATGAGATTAACTTTGACAATCATACCTTCGACTTCTATGCTTACACGGATATTCGTGCGGGCGAAGAAATTCTGATTAATTATAACGGTGAGGTCGATTGTAATGACCATCTCTGGTTCATGGATAAAGATTGA
- a CDS encoding nucleoside recognition domain-containing protein has translation MDIQSAIKTSNRIDDLLDIARNVSDGNTIRDGIVSDIYRMSRGICNESVQYEDKRKLAGAYKLDQIVTSKLWGFPIMLLILGFVFWLTIAGANVPSGLIADFFGIIESYLTAGFQAVNAPAWLHGILVLGFFRGTSWVISVMLPPMAIFFPTFALLENFGYLPRVAFNMDRLFKKSGGHGKQALTMSMGFGCNAAAILSTRIIESPRERMLAILTNNFVPCNGRWPTLILLSSLFMAAGVASGLQTVATAFVVMGMVLFGIVVTLTVSWALSKTMLRGVPTHYTLELPPYRKPQITKTILLASRDKSWSVLKRAVIVAAPAGILTWILGNIMVGGESVLAHMAAFFDPFAHAIGLDGYILMAFILGLPANEIVLPILLMGYLSSGAMVDADGLEGIKDIFLSHGWTWLTALNMMLFSLLHYPCGTTLFNIYKETKSAKWTVLSALIPLSIAVLVTFVIAQTVRALGWV, from the coding sequence ATGGACATACAGTCTGCCATTAAGACCTCTAACCGGATCGATGACCTCCTTGATATAGCGAGAAATGTTTCGGATGGTAACACGATACGAGACGGGATTGTTAGCGACATCTATAGAATGAGCCGCGGAATATGCAACGAGTCGGTTCAATATGAAGATAAGAGGAAACTTGCAGGCGCCTATAAGCTCGATCAGATCGTAACTTCCAAGCTGTGGGGATTCCCGATTATGCTTCTCATTCTGGGGTTCGTGTTCTGGCTTACCATCGCAGGCGCGAACGTACCTTCCGGCTTGATCGCCGATTTCTTCGGCATCATCGAATCGTATTTGACCGCGGGCTTCCAGGCGGTTAACGCTCCGGCCTGGCTGCACGGCATTCTTGTTCTCGGCTTCTTCCGGGGCACCTCTTGGGTGATCAGCGTCATGCTGCCTCCGATGGCGATCTTCTTCCCGACATTTGCCCTGCTGGAAAACTTCGGTTATTTGCCTCGTGTCGCTTTTAACATGGACCGGTTATTCAAGAAATCCGGCGGACACGGCAAACAGGCACTGACGATGTCGATGGGGTTCGGCTGCAATGCGGCCGCGATCTTGTCGACAAGGATTATCGAGTCGCCGCGGGAGCGGATGCTGGCGATCCTGACGAACAACTTCGTCCCATGCAACGGCAGGTGGCCGACGCTTATTTTGCTCTCATCGTTGTTCATGGCGGCCGGTGTTGCGAGCGGATTGCAAACCGTAGCGACCGCTTTCGTTGTCATGGGAATGGTGCTCTTCGGCATCGTCGTTACCCTCACCGTATCCTGGGCGCTGTCCAAAACGATGCTCCGCGGCGTGCCGACGCATTATACGCTCGAACTGCCGCCATACCGAAAGCCGCAGATTACGAAGACGATTCTGCTCGCTTCCCGCGATAAATCTTGGAGCGTCTTGAAACGTGCCGTTATCGTGGCTGCTCCGGCAGGAATCCTCACTTGGATACTGGGCAATATAATGGTTGGCGGGGAAAGCGTTCTGGCCCATATGGCAGCATTCTTCGATCCGTTCGCGCACGCTATCGGTCTGGACGGCTATATTCTGATGGCCTTCATTCTTGGTCTGCCCGCCAATGAAATCGTCCTGCCGATCTTGCTCATGGGGTATCTGTCCTCCGGAGCGATGGTCGATGCCGACGGTCTCGAGGGAATTAAAGACATCTTCCTAAGCCATGGCTGGACTTGGCTCACAGCACTTAATATGATGCTGTTCTCCTTGCTCCATTACCCTTGCGGCACGACGCTATTCAACATTTACAAGGAAACCAAGAGCGCAAAATGGACCGTGCTGAGCGCTCTGATTCCGTTGTCGATTGCCGTGCTTGTTACTTTCGTCATCGCCCAGACGGTCAGAGCTCTAGGCTGGGTATAG
- a CDS encoding GNAT family N-acetyltransferase, with protein MECILEGEIVGILACSNNRRRAMTVDKPSLKQAFGFLKGNLAYDSLDKEFNAPLPFEDETGYIECVATSERARGKGVSTALFKHVMQELPYRNYILEVVDTNSTAIRLYKKLGFEEFKRKREKLSRLKGFKERIYLQWIKG; from the coding sequence GTGGAATGTATACTGGAGGGAGAGATTGTCGGGATCTTGGCCTGTTCCAATAACCGGCGGCGGGCGATGACGGTCGATAAGCCTTCCTTGAAGCAGGCATTCGGTTTTCTTAAGGGGAACCTGGCCTATGACTCGCTGGATAAAGAATTTAATGCTCCACTGCCATTTGAAGATGAAACGGGCTACATCGAATGTGTCGCCACATCGGAAAGAGCGCGCGGCAAAGGCGTCTCTACGGCGCTGTTCAAGCATGTGATGCAAGAGCTGCCGTATCGAAATTACATCCTTGAGGTAGTCGACACCAATTCAACTGCGATAAGGCTGTACAAAAAACTGGGATTCGAAGAATTTAAACGTAAACGCGAGAAGCTGTCCAGATTGAAAGGGTTCAAAGAGCGCATTTACTTGCAGTGGATAAAGGGGTAG
- a CDS encoding DUF7002 family protein: protein MRDAVIAAITKASSRKSLYHFTRARNLPTIAYFDALMSSSKINPHAAGERRQEVHEVIYSGCAITINAHLRIPDQMMDASCTQEQFRTHLDRHVFFWPTWRDCQTMMESYARREPDERFAVLKFDAYPLLAACYSAVKLSKYDSGSSPRYPKHCNYKKSPRMFLPINIFNSQSKSNSPVPTKPSEIREILIEDQVMNVSRYLQAIYVEHDDDVPVRWRELAKHQADLRAEAIKQ from the coding sequence ATGAGAGACGCTGTTATCGCTGCGATTACGAAAGCAAGCAGCAGAAAGTCGCTCTATCATTTTACACGAGCGAGGAATTTGCCGACTATTGCGTATTTCGATGCGCTCATGTCCAGTTCTAAGATAAATCCGCACGCTGCCGGCGAGCGGCGGCAAGAGGTTCATGAAGTGATCTATAGCGGATGCGCCATCACGATCAATGCGCATCTAAGGATCCCTGACCAGATGATGGATGCTTCATGTACGCAGGAACAATTCCGGACGCATCTGGACCGGCATGTGTTTTTTTGGCCAACATGGAGGGATTGTCAGACAATGATGGAATCGTACGCCCGCAGAGAGCCGGATGAACGGTTTGCTGTTCTGAAATTCGATGCGTACCCCTTACTAGCTGCGTGCTACTCTGCCGTGAAACTATCGAAATACGACTCGGGCAGCTCGCCGCGGTATCCTAAGCACTGCAATTATAAGAAGAGTCCGCGGATGTTTCTGCCTATAAATATCTTCAATAGCCAATCGAAATCGAACAGCCCGGTGCCGACAAAACCGTCCGAAATACGGGAGATCCTGATAGAAGATCAGGTTATGAACGTATCCAGGTACTTGCAAGCTATTTATGTCGAGCATGACGATGATGTCCCTGTACGTTGGAGGGAGCTGGCGAAGCATCAAGCAGATTTGCGAGCCGAGGCGATTAAGCAATAA
- a CDS encoding class I SAM-dependent methyltransferase, with product MNNQWNIRFQDENYIYGTEPNAFLSEMHRRLRLTGDALAIAEGEGRNAVFLAEEGMNVTAWDYAESGLNKANKLAEARGVRIQTELVDLNEARFAKDRWDEVVCVFGHFPKELRMKTLLGVKDAVKPGGYFITEVYSHYQIPYQSGGPQNLELLYAPEEICQTFADWRIVHFFMGEVERHEGTLHNGLSHVIQFAGQRPVQ from the coding sequence ATGAATAACCAATGGAACATACGGTTTCAGGATGAGAACTACATATATGGGACAGAACCCAATGCTTTTCTATCGGAGATGCACAGAAGGCTTCGATTAACAGGCGATGCGCTGGCGATTGCCGAGGGTGAAGGCCGTAACGCTGTTTTCTTAGCAGAAGAAGGGATGAATGTCACGGCCTGGGACTATGCCGAATCCGGATTGAACAAGGCGAATAAACTTGCCGAAGCAAGAGGGGTTAGAATTCAAACCGAGCTGGTCGACTTGAATGAGGCGCGCTTTGCTAAGGATCGGTGGGATGAAGTCGTATGTGTATTCGGACATTTCCCCAAGGAGCTGAGAATGAAAACATTGCTTGGCGTGAAAGATGCGGTAAAGCCGGGCGGTTATTTTATAACGGAAGTCTATTCGCATTATCAAATTCCATATCAAAGCGGCGGACCGCAAAATTTGGAGCTGCTGTATGCGCCGGAAGAAATATGCCAAACATTCGCAGACTGGCGCATTGTTCATTTCTTCATGGGTGAGGTCGAGCGACATGAAGGGACGCTGCATAATGGCTTGTCCCATGTCATTCAGTTTGCCGGACAGAGGCCGGTTCAATAG
- a CDS encoding MerR family transcriptional regulator — translation MEGLTVSQVARAAKVRIETVRYYERRGLIAMPPRTGTGYRMFASGTVDDIRFIKRAQQIGFTLEEIKSIIALYKKEEFLPTEDMYQFAAGKIQQIDEQIKKLQQFKSLMEIIAKRPAATQPVSASQCPVIQLCALKEE, via the coding sequence ATGGAAGGATTAACCGTAAGCCAAGTTGCCCGCGCGGCCAAAGTGCGTATTGAAACGGTAAGATACTATGAACGGCGGGGGCTAATCGCGATGCCTCCCCGTACCGGGACCGGTTACCGCATGTTCGCTTCCGGCACTGTCGATGATATCCGTTTTATTAAGCGGGCGCAGCAGATCGGGTTCACCCTGGAAGAAATCAAATCGATTATCGCCCTGTACAAGAAAGAGGAGTTCTTGCCAACCGAAGACATGTATCAATTCGCGGCAGGTAAGATTCAACAAATCGATGAGCAAATCAAAAAGCTGCAGCAATTCAAATCGTTGATGGAAATCATCGCGAAACGTCCGGCAGCGACGCAGCCCGTATCCGCATCGCAATGTCCGGTTATTCAGCTATGTGCCTTAAAGGAGGAATAA
- a CDS encoding glutaredoxin: MGATIEIFADGSPSSSRIIDEVKALACSKCEIIVYHLHEQSGAAEGKEKAKAYGILAAPAVTLNGRIVDVDKWNKEKTDNHIESESV, encoded by the coding sequence ATGGGAGCGACAATTGAAATATTCGCGGACGGCAGTCCGTCAAGCAGCAGAATCATCGATGAAGTGAAAGCATTGGCGTGTTCCAAATGTGAAATCATCGTTTATCATCTTCATGAACAGAGCGGGGCCGCCGAAGGCAAGGAGAAGGCGAAGGCTTACGGTATTCTTGCTGCCCCCGCTGTAACCTTAAACGGAAGAATCGTAGATGTCGATAAATGGAATAAAGAGAAAACCGACAACCATATCGAATCGGAATCGGTGTAG
- a CDS encoding FeoB small GTPase domain-containing protein, producing the protein MTYTLALAGNPNTGKSTLFNTLTGMRQHTGNWAGKTVVRAEGEFTRSGTSYRIIDLPGTYSLYSNSADEEVARDYIIFEQPDVTIVVIDATSLERNLNLALQVLEMTNRVVVCVNLMDEAKKLGIRIDLDKMKKRLGVPVVAISARNKTGIDALFTQVELVASGALVPQPVKIPYNEDIERKIEELEPYILETLGTRYPTRWIALRLLDGDESLLQSLKANMDALPGTSQSSKEVIPHGHTVCH; encoded by the coding sequence ATGACTTATACACTTGCTTTGGCAGGAAATCCGAACACAGGCAAGAGTACGTTATTCAACACATTGACCGGCATGCGCCAGCATACCGGCAACTGGGCGGGGAAAACCGTCGTCAGAGCAGAAGGCGAATTTACCCGCAGCGGGACATCGTACCGAATCATCGACCTGCCGGGCACATATTCCTTGTACTCCAACTCGGCCGACGAAGAAGTGGCGCGAGACTATATTATTTTCGAACAGCCGGATGTCACGATTGTCGTAATCGATGCCACATCGTTGGAACGGAACCTTAATTTGGCGCTGCAGGTGCTGGAGATGACGAATCGGGTCGTTGTGTGCGTCAATCTGATGGACGAAGCGAAGAAGCTTGGCATCCGCATCGATCTGGATAAAATGAAAAAACGGCTCGGCGTGCCTGTCGTAGCCATCTCCGCCCGCAATAAGACGGGAATCGATGCATTGTTCACGCAGGTGGAGCTGGTCGCTTCCGGCGCACTTGTGCCGCAGCCCGTCAAAATTCCGTATAACGAAGATATCGAACGGAAGATCGAGGAACTGGAGCCTTATATTTTGGAGACGTTAGGGACGCGGTACCCGACAAGGTGGATTGCTCTGCGGCTCCTGGACGGAGACGAGAGCCTGCTGCAATCGTTAAAAGCGAATATGGATGCCCTGCCCGGGACTTCCCAATCAAGCAAGGAGGTTATACCTCATGGACATACAGTCTGCCATTAA
- a CDS encoding Gfo/Idh/MocA family protein: MKLKAVLVGTKGWAEAHAKAYQVCESIELAGICGHSNVERLNHLADQYRIKHRSLDLAQLLLDTSPDVVDIVSSADARLELVKAAVQSPGVKLINIEKPLALTPSEAYEIADICHAHGKLVLVNHQHKYLPAWSKARRWLQDGAIGSIEYIRASTKVNIMEQGSHLIDMVMFFNDFSPVRWVMGQTGAYEGKDSSSIIAPDESMASVLFDNGVRASFECGAFARSIQGETNPFYHIGIDVYGSDGHLKIDLNQKLELRNYITQQHLVEKSSWEESYMDALIAYMESIHGYVSNPGAGHICDLEHSMLSYQVMMAIYHTAKYGGKAILPHRFEDSIVERYIDEASRSAGMQ, encoded by the coding sequence ATGAAATTGAAAGCAGTGCTTGTCGGTACGAAAGGCTGGGCTGAGGCACATGCCAAAGCGTACCAAGTATGCGAGAGTATAGAGCTAGCGGGCATATGCGGTCACTCGAACGTGGAACGGCTGAACCACCTTGCAGATCAGTATCGGATCAAGCACCGTTCCTTGGATTTAGCCCAATTGCTGCTCGATACGAGCCCTGACGTGGTCGATATTGTCAGCAGCGCCGATGCAAGGCTTGAGCTGGTGAAAGCCGCGGTCCAGTCTCCCGGCGTCAAGCTCATCAATATCGAGAAACCGTTAGCGCTTACACCCTCTGAAGCCTATGAGATTGCCGATATTTGCCACGCACATGGTAAGTTGGTGCTGGTCAATCACCAGCATAAGTATTTGCCGGCATGGAGCAAGGCCCGCAGATGGTTGCAAGATGGAGCCATCGGGTCGATCGAATATATACGCGCCTCCACGAAAGTGAACATTATGGAGCAAGGCTCGCATCTCATCGATATGGTCATGTTCTTTAATGATTTTAGTCCTGTTCGCTGGGTGATGGGGCAAACGGGCGCGTACGAAGGAAAGGACAGCTCTTCGATCATCGCACCGGATGAATCGATGGCTTCCGTACTATTCGATAATGGCGTGCGAGCATCATTCGAATGCGGAGCGTTCGCGAGGTCGATCCAAGGGGAGACGAATCCGTTCTATCATATTGGTATTGATGTGTATGGTTCGGATGGGCATTTGAAGATCGATCTCAATCAGAAGCTGGAATTGCGGAATTACATCACACAACAGCATCTGGTCGAGAAGTCGAGCTGGGAAGAAAGCTATATGGATGCACTGATCGCTTATATGGAATCGATCCATGGTTATGTGTCTAATCCCGGGGCCGGACATATCTGTGATTTGGAACATTCCATGCTGTCCTATCAAGTGATGATGGCTATTTATCATACCGCCAAATACGGAGGAAAGGCCATATTGCCGCATCGGTTCGAGGATAGCATTGTGGAACGGTATATCGACGAAGCATCACGTTCAGCGGGCATGCAATAA
- a CDS encoding RDD family protein: MMLSIRRLLAYWIDFVLLAAVLIGFQMLLYNMTGGFPFDYFSKGYQIELWVLGTMSLPVWLYFVLCERLRQTTIGKRICMLSVSDREGANINWRQSLTRTAVKLLPWELTHMLILIPDPWWSIEEPANPYLILIPNAVMLLYMIVLFINKGVIGVHDLLAQTKVNDVKAR; the protein is encoded by the coding sequence ATGATGTTATCTATTCGAAGGCTGCTGGCATATTGGATTGATTTTGTTCTATTGGCTGCAGTCCTAATCGGATTCCAGATGCTGCTCTATAACATGACCGGCGGCTTCCCTTTCGATTATTTTAGTAAAGGCTACCAGATCGAGCTGTGGGTGCTCGGGACGATGTCATTGCCGGTATGGCTGTATTTTGTGCTGTGTGAGCGGCTGCGTCAGACGACAATCGGTAAACGTATATGCATGCTAAGCGTATCGGACCGGGAAGGAGCGAATATTAACTGGAGACAGTCGTTGACCCGAACCGCCGTAAAGCTGCTTCCTTGGGAGCTGACGCATATGCTCATCTTAATCCCCGATCCGTGGTGGTCAATAGAAGAGCCTGCCAATCCTTATCTGATCTTGATTCCAAATGCGGTGATGCTGCTCTATATGATTGTGCTCTTCATCAATAAAGGCGTCATCGGCGTTCATGACTTGCTGGCGCAGACCAAAGTCAATGACGTGAAAGCCCGTTGA
- a CDS encoding FeoA family protein, whose protein sequence is MSAMDNALSEAAIGSQILLSRIEVQGVLRRRLLDLGFVPGNVVEVVQRSPLGDPTAFRVNNTMIALRKEESSLIFGEPVGGDAR, encoded by the coding sequence ATGTCTGCAATGGACAATGCTTTATCCGAAGCCGCAATTGGAAGTCAGATATTGCTTAGCCGGATCGAGGTACAGGGCGTATTGCGGCGTCGGCTGCTGGATCTCGGGTTCGTCCCCGGGAATGTAGTAGAAGTCGTGCAGAGAAGTCCGCTCGGCGATCCGACTGCATTTCGTGTCAACAACACGATGATCGCTCTGCGGAAGGAAGAAAGCTCACTCATATTCGGAGAGCCTGTAGGAGGCGATGCACGATGA
- a CDS encoding alkaline phosphatase D family protein, which produces MDQDKLINDLTKRLREGKMDRKDFLQATGKIAIAALGMTVIGSLTGGSVDASPKFTAYPFTLGVASGDPWPESVVLWTRLAPDPLNGGGMPGSDVPVKWEMATDDKFRKVAHQGTGYARAQLGHSVHVEVNGLEPNQVYYYRFKAGKEISPIGRTKTLPAYGAHVEKMSFAFASCQNYPTGYFTPYRHMVSEDLDLVFHLGDYIYEGPGPKPETPSPRYHNGPEIFTLDDYRNRYALYKSDSDLQAAHARFPWVVSMDDHEIENNHAGLIPEGNQPIEPFLARKAAAFQAYYENMPLRTSSLPSGFTMQLYRHFNYGNLANVHVLDTRQFRDDQASGDGRKPPTPESASVDRSIMGEEQEQWLLSGLNQSQAPWNIIPQQVFFCKRDFLIGDGEEYSMDAWDGYSANRDRILNFAKQKGLSNLVILTGDVHSNWACEIKSDFNNPDSEILGAEFVGTSITSGGDGFDIKDDQKAILAENPHIKFYNSQRGYVLCTATHESFQADYKVVPYVTRPGAPVTTRASFLMEKGVPGLKQIYDAAVMA; this is translated from the coding sequence ATGGACCAGGACAAATTGATTAACGATTTAACGAAACGGCTGCGGGAGGGCAAGATGGACCGCAAAGATTTTCTTCAGGCAACAGGAAAGATTGCGATTGCTGCGCTTGGCATGACGGTCATCGGTTCGCTAACGGGAGGCTCTGTCGATGCGTCGCCGAAGTTTACGGCTTATCCGTTTACTTTAGGGGTAGCATCCGGCGATCCTTGGCCGGAGAGCGTTGTGCTGTGGACCCGCCTTGCGCCCGACCCGTTGAACGGCGGAGGCATGCCGGGCAGCGACGTTCCGGTCAAATGGGAGATGGCAACCGACGATAAGTTCCGTAAAGTCGCACATCAGGGGACAGGCTATGCCCGAGCTCAGCTTGGGCATTCGGTGCATGTCGAGGTGAATGGACTTGAGCCGAACCAAGTCTATTATTACCGCTTCAAGGCCGGAAAGGAAATCAGCCCCATAGGCCGGACAAAAACACTGCCTGCATACGGAGCGCATGTGGAGAAAATGAGCTTTGCTTTTGCTTCCTGCCAAAACTATCCGACGGGATACTTTACCCCTTACCGCCATATGGTATCGGAAGATTTGGACCTCGTCTTTCATCTGGGCGATTACATCTATGAGGGTCCCGGCCCCAAACCTGAAACTCCAAGCCCGCGGTACCATAACGGTCCCGAAATATTTACGCTTGACGATTATCGTAACCGTTATGCGCTGTATAAAAGCGATAGCGATCTGCAGGCCGCTCATGCCCGCTTCCCATGGGTGGTTTCAATGGATGATCATGAAATCGAGAATAATCATGCCGGTCTGATTCCGGAAGGCAATCAGCCGATCGAACCCTTCCTGGCTCGAAAAGCGGCGGCATTCCAGGCCTATTATGAAAACATGCCGTTAAGAACCTCTTCGTTGCCTAGCGGGTTCACTATGCAGCTGTACAGACATTTCAATTACGGCAACCTGGCCAATGTCCATGTACTTGACACCCGCCAATTCCGGGATGATCAAGCCAGCGGCGACGGGAGAAAGCCGCCAACCCCCGAATCCGCCAGCGTCGACCGCTCGATTATGGGTGAAGAGCAGGAACAGTGGCTGCTTTCAGGGCTGAATCAATCGCAGGCGCCGTGGAACATTATTCCGCAGCAGGTGTTTTTCTGTAAGAGGGACTTTCTGATCGGCGACGGAGAAGAATACAGCATGGACGCATGGGACGGTTATTCGGCCAATCGCGACCGGATTCTCAACTTTGCCAAACAAAAAGGCCTCTCCAATCTCGTTATCCTGACAGGGGACGTACACTCGAACTGGGCTTGCGAAATCAAGAGCGATTTCAACAATCCGGATTCCGAGATCCTTGGAGCCGAATTTGTCGGCACCTCGATTACCTCCGGAGGAGACGGATTTGATATTAAAGACGATCAGAAAGCGATACTTGCAGAAAATCCGCATATCAAGTTCTACAACAGTCAGCGCGGCTATGTGCTCTGCACGGCTACGCATGAGAGCTTTCAGGCAGATTATAAGGTCGTCCCGTACGTCACTCGTCCCGGCGCTCCTGTCACGACACGCGCATCCTTCCTTATGGAAAAGGGCGTACCGGGCTTGAAGCAAATTTACGATGCTGCAGTAATGGCATAA
- a CDS encoding DUF1835 domain-containing protein: protein MEFEDVRKVVKELPDGEAGSLLFQIYLRLMMVKETEYSESAFVHDVENIYKTMMKVTNRRAEASQPGSIRRMHILLGESPAGSLKIALKQLKLCDVEGVVSLHDLFSIGPIWRLYEKSGEEARWHWMRNVINDEYDGFHAYKKSFDHSVNQILAIPEEMPIMIWAGDNAHEQTGLRYVLHLLQNRTNEIFVINTPLEMYLEHDNKEYRCTFKHMGEIGPNHMQEIYVENITNAPLTQHQRMELAQEWLALTESQDVLRIWRNGEIKPVPEDFYDGFIIERAKLLHENPMLKGFMKSARLVGDVLGNLDQYIGDEFLEYRLRALIDKGMFEMKGSLKTMSHYSVKLHQIGDD, encoded by the coding sequence ATGGAGTTCGAAGATGTGCGAAAGGTTGTGAAGGAATTACCTGATGGGGAAGCGGGCTCGCTGCTGTTTCAAATCTATCTGCGGTTGATGATGGTTAAGGAAACGGAGTATTCGGAATCGGCGTTCGTACACGATGTGGAGAACATATACAAAACAATGATGAAGGTAACGAATAGAAGGGCAGAAGCAAGTCAGCCAGGGAGTATACGACGGATGCATATTCTACTCGGCGAATCGCCTGCGGGATCGTTAAAAATAGCTCTGAAACAATTGAAATTATGCGATGTGGAGGGTGTCGTTTCCTTACACGATCTTTTCTCTATTGGTCCAATCTGGAGGCTGTACGAGAAGTCAGGAGAGGAAGCCAGATGGCATTGGATGAGAAATGTAATAAATGATGAATATGACGGATTTCATGCCTATAAGAAAAGCTTCGATCATTCGGTCAATCAAATCTTAGCCATTCCGGAAGAGATGCCAATTATGATATGGGCAGGCGACAACGCTCATGAACAGACGGGATTGCGATATGTTCTGCATCTGTTACAGAACAGAACGAATGAAATATTTGTCATTAACACGCCGCTAGAGATGTATCTGGAACATGATAACAAAGAGTACAGATGTACGTTCAAGCATATGGGAGAAATAGGTCCGAATCATATGCAAGAGATCTATGTGGAAAATATAACAAACGCTCCATTAACGCAGCATCAGCGAATGGAGCTTGCTCAAGAATGGCTGGCGCTCACCGAATCTCAGGATGTTCTGCGGATCTGGCGGAACGGGGAGATCAAGCCGGTTCCCGAAGACTTCTACGACGGCTTTATCATCGAGAGAGCTAAGCTGCTGCACGAAAATCCAATGCTGAAGGGCTTCATGAAATCAGCAAGACTAGTTGGCGACGTGCTTGGGAATTTAGATCAATACATAGGGGATGAATTCCTTGAATACCGGTTAAGAGCTCTAATCGATAAAGGCATGTTCGAGATGAAAGGCAGTTTGAAGACGATGAGTCACTACAGTGTAAAACTGCATCAAATTGGCGATGACTAA
- the yjcZ gene encoding sporulation protein YjcZ, producing the protein MSGLVGGAFTSTGTILVLFILLVIVACSCMRWG; encoded by the coding sequence ATGTCCGGATTAGTTGGTGGAGCTTTCACAAGCACGGGAACGATCCTTGTACTCTTTATTTTGTTGGTGATTGTTGCTTGTAGCTGCATGCGCTGGGGCTAA